In Arachis stenosperma cultivar V10309 chromosome 1, arast.V10309.gnm1.PFL2, whole genome shotgun sequence, one DNA window encodes the following:
- the LOC130933105 gene encoding cell wall / vacuolar inhibitor of fructosidase 2-like, with the protein MRNKASTTLTLVLLSLTLVSTTYSDDLIDQTCKKTPYYELCSNIIHSNPATPSDPKGMVVIIINYAVANATDTLKYIGDLIKKVSDHELQNKLAFCADQSYIPLVKYVLREAVDSINRGDFDLANYYISYAEKDIDACNKKFTGNQSPLSSRNGIMQQLLDISAAILKIL; encoded by the coding sequence atgaggaataAGGCCTCAACCACTTTAACACTTGTTCTTCTCTCTTTGACTCTTGTATCCACAACATATTCGGATGATTTGATAGACCAAACATGCAAGAAGACACCATACTATGAACTCTGTAGCAATATCATCCATTCAAACCCTGCCACCCCAAGTGATCCAAAGGGTATGGTTGTGATAATCATCAACTACGCTGTAGCAAATGCAACTGACACCCTCAAATACATTGGAGACCTTATTAAGAAAGTCTCTGACCATGAATTGCAGAACAAATTGGCCTTTTGTGCTGATCAGTCATATATCCCTCTTGTTAAGTATGTTCTTCGTGAAGCTGTTGATTCTATAAACCGGGGCGACTTTGACCTTGCAAATTACTATATTTCTTATGCTGAGAAAGACATTGATGCTTGCAACAAGAAATTCACTGGGAATCAGTCACCTTTGAGTTCTAGGAATGGGATTATGCAGCAGCTTCTTGATATTTCTGCTGCAATTCTTAAGATTTTGTAA
- the LOC130940946 gene encoding cell wall / vacuolar inhibitor of fructosidase 1-like encodes MKNKASTSLTLVLLCLTLVSTRLVSSQSSSDDGGDDLIDQICKKTPFYELCSSILHSNPLTPKSDPKGMAVIMVNNIEENATDTLNYIQDLIKKTSDQQLEQQLAFCAESYIPVVKYILPQAVDALKQGKFGFASYCISDAEKELDACNKKFSGNQSPLGDRNGIMQKLVDVAAAIVKLLLNG; translated from the coding sequence atgaagaataaGGCCTCAACATCTTTAACACTTGTTCTTCTCTGCTTGACTCTTGTATCCACAAGACTAGTGAGTAGCCAATCATCTTCAGATGATGGTGGTGATGATTTGATAGACCAAATATGCAAGAAGACACCATTCTATGAACTCTGCAGCAGCATCCTCCATTCAAATCCTCTCACCCCAAAGAGTGATCCAAAGGGTATGGCTGTGATAATGGTGAACAACATTGAAGAAAATGCCACTGACACTCTCAACTACATTCAAGACCTCATTAAGAAAACATCTGATCAACAATTGGAGCAACAATTGGCCTTTTGTGCTGAGTCTTATATCCCTGTTGTTAAGTATATTCTTCCTCAAGCTGTTGATGCTTTGAAACAAGGCAAATTTGGCTTTGCAAGTTACTGTATTTCTGATGCTGAGAAAGAACTTGATGCTTGCAACAAGAAATTCTCTGGGAATCAGTCTCCTTTGGGTGATAGGAATGGGATtatgcagaagcttgttgatGTTGCTGCTGCAATTGTTAAGCTTTTGTTAAATGGCTga
- the LOC130969472 gene encoding uncharacterized protein LOC130969472 — protein MDHRSAKDEDAEIDLECGVAISDDFQKSDDNKHRVSCNDSNLSGASMDFLEVTNKSSVHCAAKTPTSKEKHKKSCNKKSPKPPRPPRAPSLDAADQKLIREISELAMLKRARIERMKALKKMKAAKTSSASGSSMFAMIFTVIFCIVIVLQGMSPGKTSVASFQGSPEPAGEAEAALIEVQLQHHLNPSSSDVTAPSFESYSHNFVQRITGSDLPVKLSRDAH, from the exons ATGGATCATAGAAGTGCAAAAGATGAGGATGCTGAAATTGATCTTGAATGTGGGGTGGCAATAAGTGATGATTTTCAGAAAAGTGATGATAATAAGCATAGGGTATCCTGCAATGACTCGAATTTAAGTGGAGCTTCCATGGATTTTTTGGAAGTTACAAACAAGTCTTCAGTACATTGTGCAGCCAAAACTCCTACCTCAAAGGAGAAGCATAAGAAGTCCTGTAACAAAAAGTCTCCGAAACCTCCAAGGCCTCCGCGAGCTCCATCATTGGATGCGGCCGACCAAAAGCTAATCAGGGAGATATCTGAACTCGCCATGTTGAAGCGTGCGAGGATAGAACGCATGAAAGCcttgaagaagatgaaagctGCAAAGACATCTTCGGCTTCCGGAAGCAGCATGTTTGCCATGATTTTTACTGTTATCTTCTGCATTGTGATAGTACTCCAAG GCATGTCGCCTGGAAAAACTTCGGTGGCGAGTTTCCAGGGATCTCCTGAACCTGCAGGAGAAGCAGAAGCTGCTCTGATTGAAGTTCAACTTCAACACCACCTCAATCCATCTTCAAGTGATGTAACTGCCCCCAGTTTTGAGTCTTACTCTCACAA CTTTGTTCAGCGGATTACCGGTTCGGATTTGCCTGTAAAACTGAGCAGAGATGCACATTAA
- the LOC130969464 gene encoding galactokinase translates to MAKHEELPIPIFQSLNDVYGEGSQLEEAKLRFDTAKSKFQEFFGHAPQLFARSPGRVNLIGEHIDYEGYSVLPMAIRQDTIVAIRKNESSKELRIANVNDKKYSMCTYPADPNQQLDLKNHKWGHYFICGYKGFHDYAKAKGVNVGPPVGLDVVIDGIVPTGSGLSSSAAFVCSSTIAIMAAFDANFPKKEIAQVTCDCERYVGTQSGGMDQAISVMAKTGFAELIDFNPIRATDVQLPAGGTFVIAHSLAESQKAVTAATNYNNRVVECRLASIVLGIKLGLNPKEAMSKVSTLSDVEGLCVQFAGKRNSSDPVLAVKEYLKEEPYTAKEIEAITGEKLTSFLGGNAAYLEVLKVAKHYKLHQRAAHVYSEAKRVHAFKDVVSSNLSDEEMLKKLGDLMNESHYSCSVLYECSCPELEELVKVSRENGALGARLTGAGWGGCAVALVKESIVPQYILNLKEHYFQKRIDKGVIKKDDLGLYLFASKPSSGAAIFKF, encoded by the exons atggCGAAACACGAGGAGCTTCCGATCCCGATTTTCCAAAGCTTGAACGATGTCTATGGCGAAGGCTCTCAGCTCGAAGAAGCTAAGCTCCGCTTTGACACGGCCAAGTCCAAGTTTCAAGAATTCTTCGGTCACGCGCCTCAACTCTTCGCTCGCTCACCTG GGAGAGTGAACTTGATTGGGGAGCACATTGACTATGAGGGATATTCGGTGTTGCCTATGGCAATTCGGCAAGATACGATCGTGGCGATTCGGAAGAATGAAAGCAGCAAGGAGCTTAGGATCGCTAATGTTAATGATAAAAAGTATTCCATGTGCACTTACCCTGCTGACCCCAACCAG CAACTCGATTTGAAGAATCACAAATGGGGCCACTATTTTATTTGTGG GTACAAAGGTTTCCACGACTATGCAAAAGCAAAAGGGGTGAATGTTGGTCCACCAGTTGGACTTGATGTTGTTATTGATGGAATTGTGCCAACAG GTTCTGGACTATCAAGTTCTGCAGCATTTGTTTGTTCTTCCACAATTGCTATTATGGCTGCTTTTGATGCTAACTTCCCAAAG AAAGAAATTGCACAAGTTACATGTGACTGTGAACGATATGTCGGGACCCAATCTGGTGGGATGGATCAG GCAATCTCTGTCATGGCCAAAACCGGCTTTGCAGAGCTGATTGATTTCAACCCAATTCGTGCAACTGATGTGCAACTTCCTGCTGGCGGGACTTTTGTGATAGCCCATTCTTTGGCAGAGTCTCAGAAGGCTGTTACTGCTGCTACAAATTATAATAATAGGGTTGTTGAATGCCGTTTGGCTTCT ATTGTGCTTGGTATAAAGTTGGGGCTGAATCCCAAAGAGGCAATGTCAAAAGTGAGCACATTGTCTGACGTTGAAGGATTATGTGTACAATTTGCTGGTAAACGTAATTCCTCTGATCCAGTACTTGCTGTCAAG GAATATTTGAAGGAAGAACCATATACAGCTAAAGAAATTGAGGCAATTACGGGTGAAAAGTTGACGTCATTTTTGGGCGGCAATGCTGCTTATTTGGAAGTTTTAAAAGTTGCAAAGCACTACAAATTACATCAG AGAGCTGCTCATGTTTATTCGGAAGCCAAGAGGGTGCACGCTTTCAAGGACGTTGTATCATCAaatctaag TGATGAGGAGATGCTAAAGAAGCTTGGTGACCTAATGAACGAGAGTCATTATAGCTGCAGCGTTTTATATGAATGCAG CTGTCCTGAGTTGGAAGAACTCGTAAAAGTTTCTCGTGAGAATGGTGCTCTTGGGGCAAGGCTTACTGGAGCTGGATGGGGTGGCTGTGCTGTTGCTTTGGTGAAAGAGAGCATAGTCCCACAGTATATCCTTAATTTGAAG GAACATTATTTCCAAAAAAGGATTGACAAGGGTGTTATCAAGAAGGACGACCTTGGTCTTTATCTTTTTGCTTCGAAGCCATCAAGTGGTGCTGCCATCTTCAAGTTCtaa
- the LOC130969482 gene encoding flowering time control protein FCA: MTYHNSRRSPAHFRSGGRGFHSSPRRSPAGPGGFHPIGPGEGFGPMGGDGYGEYGFNTYQAPPPQLSGHKRGFRGVSPDRFDGGNFAKLFVGSVPRTATEEDIRPLFEEHGNVIEVALIKDKKTGQHQGCCFIKYATSEEADQAIRALHNQHTLPGGVGPIQVRYADGERERLGAVEYKLFVGSLNKQATVKEVEEVFSKYGRVEDVYLMRDEKKQSRGCGFVKYSHRDMALAAINALNGIYTMRGCDQPLIVRFADPKRPRQGDSRGPALGGPGYGSRFDAPGPRFPSNITDPMGDRMPPPNAWRPMHAPNMGPSPNAGFRAVGPPMVPRSGDMALPTNPGGPMTGMGGPIDDRFQVQNFPPFSQQNFNQPMPQIPPASQQQQIAPLHKPTQSSQELPPSHQLYPQGPTPYLQTPPPSSVRHPGQPQLPLPAGSLPSQQIHSMSGQFPTSQPQAQQSSLATAFPQAPLDTSGKSGTTLATSNKPQVPTGQQQTVQPLQQSPSQLAQMLSQQTQTLQASFHSSQQAFSQLQQQLQMIQPSSQANTLQQNSEATKNQSQWAGTIPQTMVSTAAEMPSSASASASAAVPVVSPNTAIVKSNWTEHLSPEGFKYYYNSVTGESRWEKPEELTLYEQQKQQQMMSMQQSQSQSQPSVVSAQQLPQVQQVQPQGNQGRALHHQQMQQPPVFQAYGVTGHQGIQDYKQIQASGISAVDAGSYSQGIQTSQEWMWKNKPAGV; this comes from the exons ATGACATACCACAACTCTCGTCGGAGCCCCGCGCACTTCCGCTCTGGAGGCCGCGGCTTCCACAGCTCGCCACGTCGCTCTCCCGCTGGGCCTGGAGGTTTCCACCCAATTGGCCCCGGGGAAGGGTTCGGGCCGATGGGTGGTGACGGTTATGGAGAATACGGGTTCAACACTTACCAGGCTCCTCCTCCGCAGCTGTCTGGTCACAAGCGAGGGTTTCGTGGAGTTTCGCCAG ATCGTTTTGATGGTGGAAACTTTGCCAAACTATTTGTTGGATCTGTGCCCCGAACAGCCACTGAAGAAGAT ATTCGACCTTTGTTTGAGGAACATGGGAATGTGATTGAGGTCGCGCTGATCAAGGATAAAAAAACTGGGCAGCATCAag GTTGTTGTTTCATAAAATATGCTACCTCAGAAGAAGCTGATCAGGCAATTAGAGCATTACACAATCAGCATACCCTTCCTGGA GGTGTTGGTCCTATCCAAGTACGCTATGCTGACGGGGAGCGGGAACGGCTTG GTGCAGTTGAGTACAAATTATTTGTGGGATCTCTGAACAAACAAGCTACAGTGAAGGAAGTTGAGGAA GTTTTCTCAAAATATGGGCGGGTTGAAGATGTTTATCTCATGCGTGATGAGAAAAAGCAAAGCCGTG GATGTGGTTTTGTTAAATATTCGCATAGGGATATGGCATTGGCAGCTATAAATGCACTGAATGGGATTTATACAATGAGA GGTTGTGATCAACCTCTAATTGTGCGGTTTGCTGATCCCAAGAGACCTCGTCAAGGAGATTCTAG GGGTCCTGCACTTGGTGGCCCAGGATATGGTTCTAGATTTGATGCACCAGGCCCAAG ATTTCCATCAAATATTACTGATCCCATGGGTGATCGTATGCCTCCTCCTAATGCTTGGCGTCCAATGCATGCACCAAATATGGGCCCATCTCCGAATGCTGGTTTTCGTGCGGTCGGGCCTCCAATGGTTCCAAGGTCTGGTGACATGGCATTGCCTACAAATCCA GGTGGTCCTATGACTGGCATGGGAGGTCCAATAGATGACCGTTTCCAAGTGCAAAATTTTCCACCATTTTCACAACAg AATTTCAACCAGCCTATGCCACAAATTCCACCAGCCAGCCAGCAACAACAAATAGCACCATTGCACAAACCGACACAATCTTCTCAGGAGTTGCCTCCTTCCCACCAGTTGTACCCTCAAGGTCCGACACCCTACTTACAAACTCCACCCCCTTCATCTGTACGGCATCCTGGCCAGCCACAACTTCCACTCCCTGCTGGTTCTCTACCTTCACAGCAGATTCATAGCATGAGTGGGCAGTTCCCAACTTCACAACCCCAAGCTCAGCAGAGTTCTTTGGCTACTGCATTTCCTCAGGCACCTCTTGATACTAGCGGAAAATCTGGTACAACTTTGGCTACCTCAAATAAACCGCAAGTTCCCACTGGGCAGCAGCAGACAGTTCAACCTCTTCAGCAATCCCCCTCTCAGTTAGCTCAGATGCTGTCACAGCAAACTCAGACTTTACAAGCAAGCTTTCATTCCTCTCAGCAGGCCTTCTCCCAGCTCCAACAACAACTACAGATGATACAACCATCTAGTCAGGCTAATACATTGCAGCAAAATTCAGAAGCTACTAAAAATCAG TCTCAATGGGCTGGAACCATACCGCAGACCATGGTCAGCACTGCTGCAGAAATGCCTTCATCTGCatctgcttctgcttctgctgCTGTACCAGTGGTAAGCCCAAACACAGCTATTGTGAAATCTAATTGGACAGAGCATTTATCTCCAGAGGGTTTCAAGTATTACTACAATAGTGTCACTGGTGAAAGTAGG TGGGAGAAACCAGAGGAGTTGACATTATATGAACAGCAAAAGCAACAGCAAATGATGTCTATGCAGCAGTCTCAGTCTCAGTCACAGCCTTCAGTAGTATCTGCTCAGCAACTTCCTCAAGTCCAACAGGTTCAGCCTCAAGGTAATCAAGGCCGGGCTCTCCACCATCAACAAATGCAGCAGCCCCCGGTG TTCCAGGCATACGGAGTTACAGGTCACCAAGGTATTCAG GATTATAAACAGATACAGGCATCTGGAATTTCTGCTGTTGATGCTGGAAGCTACTCTCAG GGCATCCAAACTTCTCAAGAGTGGATGTGGAAAAATAAGCCTGCAG GAGTTTGA
- the LOC130933113 gene encoding peroxidase 40, which translates to MGMHLVLLCLMLMKASSTSANGDGDGDSGCPLRSDTYQYSCPEAEAIIFSWVEQAISQDSRMAASLLRLHFHDCFVNGCDASVLLDDRDDFVGEKSAAPNLNSLRGFEVIDAIKSELELVCPETVSCADILATVARDSVVLSGGPAWEVKMGRKDSISASKEAANNNIPAPNSTVDVLLTKFQNVGLNLQDMVALSGAHTIGKARCSTFSSRLQSSSDSSDVNMQFIESLQQLCSGEDNTNKVAHLDLATPATFDSQYYVNLLSGEGLLPSDQALVNGNDHTRQIVETYVEDPSAFFDDFRYSMVKMGSLGSSTQTDGQIRRDCRTINLPN; encoded by the exons ATGGGTATGCATTTAGTATTGTTGTGCTTAATGTTGATGAAGGCGAGTTCAACAAGTGCaaatggtgatggtgatggtgataGTGGGTGTCCATTAAGGAGTGACACATACCAATATAGTTGCCCGGAAGCAGAAGCAATAATCTTCTCATGGGTGGAACAAGCTATATCTCAAGACTCCAGAATGGCAGCCTCATTACTTAGGCTGCATTTCCATGATTGCTTTGTCAAT GGATGTGATGCTTCGGTTCTGTTAGATGACAGAGATGATTTTGTGGGTGAGAAGAGTGCAGCTCCAAACCTGAATTCGTTAAGAGGCTTTGAAGTGATCGACGCAATCAAATCAGAGCTAGAATTAGTGTGTCCTGAAACTGTCTCTTGTGCTGATATATTGGCAACTGTTGCTCGAGATTCTGTCGTTCTG TCAGGAGGTCCAGCTTGGgaagtgaaaatgggaagaaAAGATAGCATAAGTGCAAGCAAGGAAGCAGCAAATAATAACATCCCAGCTCCAAACTCAACGGTTGATGTCCTCTTGACTAAGTTCCAGAATGTCGGACTTAATCTTCAAGACATGGTGGCCTTATCAG GTGCTCATACAATTGGAAAAGCGCGATGCTCCACATTTAGCAGTCGCCTACAGAGTAGCAGTGACTCATCAGATGTTAATATGCAATTCATCGAGTCGTTGCAACAGCTGTGCTCAGGAGAAGATAACACCAACAAAGTTGCACACCTTGACCTCGCTACACCAGCTACATTTGACAGCCAGTACTACGTTAATCTACTTTCTGGGGAGGGGCTACTGCCGTCAGACCAAGCCCTCGTCAATGGGAATGATCATACACGACAAATTGTGGAAACCTATGTCGAGGATCCATCTGCTTTTTTTGACGACTTCAGATATTCAATGGTGAAGATGGGAAGTTTGGGTTCGAGTACCCAAACTGATGGCCAGATTCGAAGGGACTGCCGAACTATTAACTTACCTAATTAA